A stretch of Lactiplantibacillus brownii DNA encodes these proteins:
- the istB gene encoding IS21-like element helper ATPase IstB, producing MTKFQELLTNLDALGMNKMHAYLPDYLDDINAQQLTFTDAMLKLTDIELSWQSELQIKRIVERAHFPQEKTLKSFDFDFQPNLNRQEVKEFQSLAFIEKCENLVFIGSPGVGKTHLAISIGIEACQQGKRTLFINCHELLVRLRSAYEKGTLDRSIRRYSRYELLVIDEIGYLPIDHDEANLLFQLINARYEKHSTIITSNSDLSAWIEIFHNPIVTAAILDRIVHHAHVIKINGKSYRLKATN from the coding sequence ATGACAAAATTTCAAGAATTACTAACTAATCTAGACGCATTAGGTATGAATAAAATGCATGCTTATTTGCCAGACTATTTAGATGATATCAATGCGCAACAACTAACTTTTACTGACGCCATGCTCAAGTTAACTGATATTGAATTGAGCTGGCAGTCAGAATTACAAATAAAGCGGATCGTTGAACGTGCGCATTTTCCGCAGGAAAAAACGCTAAAATCATTTGATTTTGATTTTCAACCAAATCTCAATCGACAAGAAGTGAAGGAATTTCAAAGCTTGGCATTTATTGAGAAATGTGAAAACTTGGTCTTCATTGGTAGCCCCGGAGTGGGCAAGACCCACTTGGCAATTAGCATTGGAATTGAGGCTTGTCAGCAGGGAAAACGGACTCTTTTTATTAATTGCCATGAGCTGTTGGTCCGACTAAGGTCGGCCTATGAAAAAGGTACTTTAGACCGAAGTATTCGCCGATATTCGCGATATGAACTTCTGGTAATTGACGAAATTGGCTATCTGCCAATTGATCATGATGAAGCAAATTTGCTTTTCCAGTTAATAAATGCACGATATGAAAAACATTCGACAATTATTACCAGCAATAGCGATCTATCTGCGTGGATCGAAATTTTTCACAATCCAATTGTGACCGCCGCCATCCTCGATCGTATTGTACACCATGCACATGTTATAAAGATTAATGGCAAATCTTACCGCTTGAAAGCAACAAATTAG
- the tnpB gene encoding IS66 family insertion sequence element accessory protein TnpB (TnpB, as the term is used for proteins encoded by IS66 family insertion elements, is considered an accessory protein, since TnpC, encoded by a neighboring gene, is a DDE family transposase.) has translation MLIDPAKINQVYIVCGKTDLRRGIDGLAAVVQEQFALDPYNQALYLFCGTRKDRFKALYWDKDGFLLLYKRIEAGRLQWPVNQDEVRKLTYLQLSRLLGGWSLDSTIHKIKPPKVNKALSVSGRL, from the coding sequence ATGCTCATTGATCCAGCAAAGATTAATCAAGTTTATATTGTTTGTGGCAAGACAGACTTACGTCGTGGAATTGATGGTCTAGCAGCTGTCGTACAGGAACAATTTGCATTAGATCCATACAATCAGGCTTTATATCTATTTTGTGGTACCCGCAAAGATCGATTCAAGGCGCTGTATTGGGATAAAGATGGTTTTCTATTACTTTACAAACGGATTGAAGCCGGCCGACTACAGTGGCCGGTCAATCAAGATGAAGTCCGAAAGTTAACCTATCTACAATTATCAAGACTTTTGGGAGGATGGTCACTAGATTCGACCATTCATAAAATTAAACCGCCAAAAGTAAATAAAGCGCTTTCTGTTAGTGGTAGGTTATGA
- a CDS encoding transposase, translating into MMTSEEEITSLKAQIKEQAEIIDYLTKKLFGQKTEKIDGNQISLFEEENRVFTEPEQTGRTFVSATSRLEAPRRGSK; encoded by the coding sequence ATGATGACGTCAGAAGAAGAAATTACTAGTTTAAAAGCGCAAATAAAAGAACAAGCGGAGATCATTGATTACTTGACCAAAAAACTATTCGGCCAAAAGACAGAGAAAATTGATGGTAATCAAATCTCTTTATTTGAGGAAGAAAATCGTGTTTTTACCGAACCAGAGCAAACTGGGCGTACCTTTGTATCGGCAACTTCAAGATTGGAAGCGCCTCGGCGTGGATCTAAGTGA
- a CDS encoding IS66 family transposase codes for MDLSETTIANWVIKVSQIMVPLYEQLRQQLVQQPCLQGDETPIEVLREPGKAAKSESYMWVMRSVTHQAKRGVFYAYGTSRASSFAESLYAGFTGTLQCDGYAGYNILDDSVIRVGCWARMSGENSMTPPILVKALR; via the coding sequence GTGGATCTAAGTGAGACAACCATTGCCAATTGGGTGATCAAGGTCAGCCAAATTATGGTGCCATTATATGAGCAGTTGCGTCAGCAACTGGTTCAACAGCCCTGCCTGCAAGGTGATGAAACGCCAATCGAAGTGTTACGTGAACCTGGTAAAGCTGCCAAATCAGAATCCTATATGTGGGTGATGCGAAGTGTTACGCATCAGGCAAAACGTGGCGTCTTTTATGCTTATGGCACCAGCCGTGCCAGTAGCTTCGCCGAATCACTTTATGCCGGTTTTACGGGGACCCTTCAATGCGATGGTTATGCCGGTTATAATATCTTAGATGATTCAGTCATTAGGGTTGGTTGTTGGGCACGCATGTCCGGCGAAAATTCTATGACGCCGCCAATTCTGGTAAAAGCTTTAAGATGA
- a CDS encoding IS66 family transposase — protein sequence MSPPLALLNKMFSNERKWQHLSPRVRRRRRRSQQRKLLKRFWCWIDTIDVLPKSRLGKAVVYARNQRATLNRIINNGSVDWSNNASERNMKTLVIGRKNWLFSTSQAGAKANAIWMTLIESAKANGVDPSAYLVYLLKNMPQLPTFANSADLEVYLPWNFKLKPKVISDIKQSVVA from the coding sequence ATGAGTCCGCCATTGGCATTGCTCAATAAAATGTTTAGCAATGAGCGTAAATGGCAGCATCTATCGCCACGAGTGCGCCGCCGACGTCGACGCAGTCAGCAACGAAAACTGTTAAAACGTTTTTGGTGTTGGATCGATACGATCGATGTTTTACCTAAGAGTCGCCTAGGCAAGGCCGTTGTTTATGCTCGAAACCAACGGGCCACGTTAAATCGAATCATTAATAATGGTTCCGTTGACTGGAGCAATAATGCCTCGGAAAGAAATATGAAGACCTTGGTCATCGGGCGTAAAAATTGGTTATTCAGTACTAGCCAAGCTGGTGCTAAAGCCAATGCGATTTGGATGACTTTAATTGAGTCAGCCAAGGCCAACGGCGTTGATCCGTCAGCTTATCTCGTATATCTATTAAAAAACATGCCACAACTTCCAACATTTGCGAATTCGGCAGATTTAGAGGTTTATTTACCATGGAACTTCAAACTAAAACCGAAAGTAATCAGTGATATCAAACAAAGCGTAGTTGCTTAG
- a CDS encoding oligosaccharide flippase family protein: MQLVKNYLYNAGYNILILLTPLLTVPYISRVLGPTGVGINATTNSVITYFLLAGTVGITIYGNREIAFIRDDLKERSRVFWEIEFLQITTIALAYIAFLIFLFTETQFKVAFFYQSFYIIAGAFDISWYFMGLEDFKKTVVRNTFVKIASLVAIFTLVKTSQDVGKYILILSLSQLFGNISLWPYLINSISKPKWHELSLLKHLLPSLSLFVPQVATTVYLAVNKTMLWQLDSVTASGYYDYSDKLVKIVLAVVTATGTVMLPHIANLYAKRKFKQVKKYLYASFDFVLAISTPMAFGIAGIATTFAPWFFGQKFASVNILLMIEAPVIILIGLSNVIGQQYLLPTKRTKDFTKSVVLGALVNIIVNIPLIIYWGVRGAMLATLFSEITVTAYQLFCVRKDLAFSRLFKNFWKYLLSAFIMFLVIYNLNIQMRISVVALIEQIVVGLAIYIGMILILKPTILKRLNDLKHR; this comes from the coding sequence ATGCAGCTAGTGAAAAATTATCTATACAATGCTGGTTATAATATACTAATCCTGCTAACACCATTATTAACTGTGCCATACATCTCTCGGGTGCTTGGCCCAACAGGTGTAGGGATCAATGCAACTACCAATTCAGTTATTACATATTTTCTACTAGCAGGAACAGTTGGAATTACTATTTATGGAAACCGTGAGATTGCTTTTATCAGAGATGACCTGAAAGAAAGATCTAGAGTGTTCTGGGAAATTGAATTTTTACAAATCACTACAATCGCACTTGCGTACATTGCTTTTTTAATTTTCTTGTTCACTGAAACTCAATTCAAAGTTGCTTTCTTTTATCAATCATTTTATATTATTGCCGGTGCGTTTGATATTTCTTGGTACTTCATGGGACTTGAGGACTTCAAAAAAACAGTTGTCCGTAATACTTTTGTAAAAATTGCTTCATTAGTTGCAATCTTTACACTAGTAAAGACTAGCCAAGATGTTGGAAAATATATTTTAATTTTGTCTTTATCACAATTGTTTGGAAACATCAGTTTATGGCCATATCTTATAAATTCAATCTCCAAACCCAAATGGCATGAACTAAGTTTGCTCAAACACTTGTTACCCTCTTTATCCTTATTTGTGCCTCAAGTGGCCACTACAGTCTACCTAGCAGTGAATAAAACAATGCTGTGGCAATTAGACTCAGTCACCGCATCGGGCTATTATGACTACTCTGACAAGCTCGTTAAGATTGTATTGGCAGTAGTGACCGCAACTGGTACCGTTATGCTACCACATATTGCCAATCTATATGCAAAGCGAAAATTCAAGCAAGTCAAAAAATATTTATATGCATCATTTGATTTCGTGTTAGCAATATCAACACCGATGGCATTTGGAATAGCGGGAATCGCCACAACTTTTGCACCCTGGTTTTTCGGACAAAAATTTGCTTCAGTAAATATCCTATTAATGATCGAAGCACCGGTCATCATTTTGATTGGTCTTAGTAATGTAATTGGACAACAATACCTCTTACCCACAAAAAGGACAAAGGATTTTACAAAGTCTGTAGTATTAGGCGCATTAGTGAATATTATCGTTAATATTCCTCTAATTATTTATTGGGGTGTTCGTGGGGCAATGCTTGCAACACTATTTTCAGAAATCACAGTAACTGCTTATCAATTGTTTTGTGTGAGAAAAGACTTAGCATTTTCAAGATTATTTAAAAATTTTTGGAAATATCTCTTGTCAGCATTTATTATGTTTCTGGTCATATACAACTTAAACATACAAATGAGAATCTCTGTTGTCGCTTTAATTGAACAAATAGTGGTAGGGTTAGCAATTTACATTGGAATGATTTTAATTTTAAAGCCAACAATACTAAAGAGACTCAATGATCTGAAACATAGATGA
- a CDS encoding IS30 family transposase yields the protein MTQSKNSTTKHYQQLTPEERGEIQAYLNAGESQAEIARRLDRSRSTISREIRRGTVQQRNSDYLFFTEYFADTSQIRHEKARQNCRFRGLEEACWLFFKMLKTVLKRRPRIDSVDGFVHTFKQAHPDKPCPSTPTVYRYIGQGRLDIKNIDLPAKVRRHVKSNRHNHSRKNKRLAGTSIDERPDTINNRERFGDWEGDLVKGKRQASEPALMTLTERRTRYEIIVKIPNYHADTCLKELQATIDQHPGYFKTITFDNGSEFKLLDQIQGPQIYFAHPYSPWERGSNENQNGLIREYIPKGLSLHGFSDDDIAKVQEALNQKHRMTLGYANAAELIEAALAS from the coding sequence ATGACCCAATCCAAGAATAGCACTACCAAGCATTATCAACAACTTACCCCGGAAGAAAGAGGCGAAATCCAAGCGTATTTGAATGCAGGAGAATCTCAGGCTGAAATTGCCCGTCGGCTTGACCGTAGTCGTAGCACCATCTCACGTGAAATCAGGCGTGGTACTGTTCAACAGCGTAATTCTGACTATCTCTTTTTCACCGAATACTTTGCGGATACCAGCCAAATTCGCCACGAAAAAGCCCGTCAAAATTGCCGTTTCAGAGGCTTAGAGGAAGCCTGCTGGCTGTTCTTCAAGATGCTTAAAACAGTACTTAAACGCCGGCCACGGATTGATAGTGTTGATGGCTTTGTTCATACCTTTAAACAGGCTCATCCTGACAAACCATGCCCCTCAACACCGACTGTTTATCGGTACATTGGTCAAGGCCGCTTAGACATTAAGAACATCGACCTGCCAGCCAAGGTCCGACGCCATGTAAAGTCCAATCGTCACAACCACTCGCGGAAAAACAAGCGTCTGGCTGGCACTTCAATTGATGAACGACCAGACACTATCAATAACCGTGAACGCTTTGGTGATTGGGAGGGTGACCTAGTTAAAGGCAAGCGTCAGGCTAGTGAACCAGCACTGATGACCCTGACCGAACGGCGAACCCGCTATGAGATCATCGTCAAGATTCCCAATTACCACGCAGACACCTGCTTAAAAGAGCTTCAAGCTACCATTGATCAGCATCCTGGCTACTTTAAGACCATCACTTTTGATAACGGTTCTGAGTTCAAACTGTTGGACCAGATTCAAGGGCCTCAGATCTACTTTGCGCACCCTTACTCACCTTGGGAACGTGGCAGTAACGAGAACCAGAACGGTTTGATTCGAGAGTACATCCCTAAGGGTCTATCGCTACATGGTTTCTCTGATGATGACATCGCAAAGGTTCAAGAGGCGCTGAATCAAAAACATCGCATGACACTCGGCTACGCTAACGCCGCCGAGCTTATTGAGGCCGCGCTTGCAAGCTAG
- a CDS encoding LTA synthase family protein, whose translation MSKKQGYKKWLIILCVIMLSYFLLMGSSSESVIKMFLNIFIEHSKVQLITIGFLTVIFFVIVLLIPIFWVATGFYLTLSLLIAVTNHEKFQLRNEGILPSDISMITSFGKILSMISPILIISFVGVCIVIFMGSYLLTKNIKFNVHWSVKMLFVLTMFGYIYALNNLQRESSIFYTVGQAMGDDPKYYDQSEAVATNGPIVNFFNNTNVKVMDKPSGYSKQRMKQIVSKYRKESQRINAHRITKKQTVVFILSESFSDPTAVPGVTLNYDPMPYTRRLMKHTTSGNMISDGYGGGTANMEYQALTGLSLGNFSATLPTPYSQLVVHQSKTFSFNNLFKYSQAIHPYSGTLYDREQVFKKMQFDRFNYLQHGYSKQDEKKLGTNPYVSDKAVYTNLLTQLENKQGSQFIQLSTMQNHMPYTTNYYQKNQFNVNGKMSQNEKNEIRVYAKGIQETDSANEYLINKLKKIKQNITIVFYGDHLPSIYAHVNLEKNGVVMHETPYFIWSNHSREAKVSYASRMGTYGFGSEMLQATNSKVTPYYALIQRVNEQLPIVASKVSSTASDPNLPSGGMNLVDNKKNKLMTIQSLSNSQQELLHDYQLVQYDFTSGKHYALNELTK comes from the coding sequence ATGAGTAAAAAACAGGGATATAAAAAGTGGTTGATAATTCTGTGTGTGATAATGCTTTCTTATTTTTTATTGATGGGTTCAAGTAGTGAATCAGTAATAAAAATGTTTTTGAATATTTTTATTGAACACAGTAAGGTTCAATTGATAACTATAGGCTTTCTAACTGTGATATTTTTTGTGATAGTTTTGTTGATTCCAATATTTTGGGTAGCAACAGGATTCTATTTGACTTTGTCATTGTTGATTGCAGTAACAAACCATGAAAAATTTCAGCTAAGAAATGAAGGAATTCTTCCATCAGATATTTCTATGATTACTTCATTTGGCAAAATTTTGTCCATGATAAGTCCCATATTAATAATAAGTTTTGTTGGAGTTTGTATAGTAATTTTTATGGGAAGCTATTTACTGACTAAGAATATAAAATTTAATGTGCATTGGTCCGTGAAGATGCTATTCGTATTAACAATGTTTGGATACATATATGCACTTAATAATTTACAACGAGAAAGTTCTATTTTTTACACTGTTGGGCAAGCAATGGGAGATGATCCCAAATACTATGATCAGTCTGAAGCTGTGGCAACGAATGGACCGATAGTGAATTTCTTTAATAATACTAATGTGAAAGTAATGGATAAGCCCAGTGGATATTCAAAGCAAAGAATGAAACAGATTGTTTCAAAGTATAGAAAGGAAAGTCAACGAATAAATGCACATAGAATTACTAAGAAGCAAACGGTAGTTTTTATTTTGTCCGAAAGCTTCAGCGATCCAACAGCAGTTCCAGGGGTGACTTTAAATTATGATCCAATGCCATATACGCGCCGACTGATGAAGCATACTACAAGTGGCAACATGATTAGTGACGGCTATGGTGGTGGCACCGCTAACATGGAGTATCAAGCACTAACTGGTTTATCTTTAGGGAATTTTTCGGCAACTCTACCCACTCCATACTCACAGTTGGTAGTTCATCAGTCAAAAACATTTTCGTTTAATAACCTATTTAAATATAGCCAGGCAATTCACCCATATTCGGGAACTTTGTATGATCGGGAGCAAGTATTCAAAAAAATGCAGTTTGATAGATTTAACTATTTACAGCATGGTTATTCGAAACAAGATGAAAAAAAGTTGGGTACAAATCCATACGTTTCTGATAAAGCAGTTTATACCAATTTGCTAACACAACTAGAAAACAAGCAAGGATCACAATTTATACAATTATCCACTATGCAAAATCACATGCCTTATACGACTAATTATTATCAAAAAAATCAATTCAATGTAAATGGGAAAATGTCACAAAATGAGAAAAACGAAATTCGAGTGTATGCTAAAGGAATTCAAGAAACGGATTCCGCAAATGAATATTTAATTAACAAATTAAAGAAGATAAAGCAAAATATTACCATTGTTTTCTATGGTGATCATTTACCAAGTATTTATGCACATGTTAATTTAGAAAAAAATGGTGTTGTTATGCATGAGACACCGTATTTTATATGGTCTAATCACTCACGAGAAGCGAAGGTTTCATACGCAAGTCGTATGGGAACGTATGGTTTTGGCAGTGAAATGTTGCAGGCAACTAATAGTAAAGTAACACCTTATTATGCATTAATTCAGCGAGTTAATGAACAACTTCCCATTGTTGCTTCTAAGGTTTCTAGCACGGCTTCTGATCCAAATTTACCAAGTGGGGGCATGAATCTAGTTGATAATAAGAAAAATAAATTGATGACTATTCAGAGTTTGTCAAATAGTCAACAAGAGTTGCTGCATGATTATCAATTAGTCCAGTATGATTTTACATCTGGAAAACATTATGCATTGAATGAGTTAACTAAGTGA
- a CDS encoding zinc ribbon domain-containing protein translates to MLKQQKYYQAADDRHSGGKFCPNCGQPVAAKDDFCGHCGFDLKAFWHKSKAGLHEEMPAKPAKSQPKQPVTTHIRRTRTKSPMPVWFWGIVGMIGVLVIGSYLYGQHYYQPANQLDRDMAALKTGKGLAKQVTSTDPSLKITTDSVKPMVAYFKHDAKALASLASDLKTNAGVNQYGIQFVRTGKAWLFFDKYQLQVPSIYANLTTNHENVSLAVNGKQVAKSTSARYIKKIGPYVPGNYTLTAKGKVGQHEITNKGTHYLHTNGQTVNLDLRTISLTVEGTPDTVIYVNGKKQGKIHSSGTLALNELPWSNHMMMIGKYQIGSKTITSTAADISAAEGEKITVKFPGTMSTDSATNLIGNVFSAVSRYTNTGNLKDATNYDNHSLDDYFVNGTDNVNYQELVKMAKGYYDNHDIIGVSYRPTLVSVVPAADGKSEITYDLKYDFTNTKDERLQVFRYTATVEKNGGHNKISKISAAKKIRDYTNSDNSSDN, encoded by the coding sequence ATGTTAAAGCAACAGAAGTATTATCAGGCTGCAGATGACCGTCATAGCGGTGGGAAATTTTGTCCGAACTGTGGGCAACCAGTCGCAGCCAAGGATGATTTTTGTGGTCATTGTGGTTTTGATTTAAAAGCTTTTTGGCACAAGTCTAAAGCTGGATTACATGAGGAAATGCCGGCTAAACCGGCTAAGTCACAACCAAAGCAACCGGTAACGACGCATATACGACGGACACGGACTAAGTCACCAATGCCGGTCTGGTTCTGGGGAATCGTCGGAATGATAGGCGTCTTAGTGATTGGGAGTTACTTATATGGTCAACACTATTATCAGCCAGCCAATCAGCTTGATCGTGATATGGCGGCGCTAAAAACAGGTAAAGGTTTGGCAAAACAAGTGACGAGCACCGATCCGTCGCTAAAGATTACTACGGATTCGGTTAAACCGATGGTGGCTTACTTTAAGCATGATGCCAAGGCATTAGCGAGTCTGGCGAGTGATCTGAAAACCAATGCGGGTGTCAATCAATACGGAATTCAATTTGTCCGAACGGGTAAGGCTTGGCTATTTTTTGACAAATACCAATTACAAGTCCCGTCGATTTATGCTAATTTGACGACTAACCACGAGAATGTTTCGTTAGCTGTCAACGGGAAGCAAGTTGCCAAGTCGACAAGTGCTAGGTATATCAAAAAAATTGGTCCCTATGTACCAGGTAACTACACGTTGACTGCTAAAGGGAAAGTTGGTCAGCATGAAATTACTAATAAAGGGACTCACTATCTGCATACGAACGGCCAGACGGTAAATCTGGATTTGCGTACGATTTCACTGACAGTTGAAGGAACGCCAGACACCGTGATTTATGTTAATGGCAAAAAACAAGGCAAGATTCATAGTAGTGGCACGCTTGCATTAAATGAATTACCTTGGTCCAATCACATGATGATGATTGGTAAATATCAGATTGGGTCGAAGACAATTACCTCGACAGCCGCAGATATTAGTGCCGCTGAAGGTGAAAAAATCACTGTTAAATTTCCTGGAACCATGAGTACTGATAGCGCGACAAATCTTATTGGCAATGTCTTTAGTGCCGTCAGCCGTTATACAAATACTGGTAATCTGAAAGACGCGACGAACTATGATAATCACAGTTTAGATGACTACTTCGTTAATGGTACAGATAATGTGAATTATCAGGAACTCGTGAAAATGGCCAAGGGTTACTATGACAATCACGACATTATTGGGGTCAGTTATCGGCCAACGCTGGTGTCAGTAGTGCCGGCCGCAGACGGTAAGAGTGAGATTACTTACGATCTTAAATATGACTTTACTAATACTAAAGATGAGCGTCTCCAAGTATTCCGGTATACAGCAACAGTCGAAAAGAATGGTGGCCATAATAAGATCAGTAAGATTAGTGCTGCCAAAAAAATTCGTGATTACACTAATAGCGATAATAGTTCCGACAACTAG
- a CDS encoding zinc ribbon domain-containing protein: MTKCPNCDATVKPGAKFCTHCGFDLTKATPKSTQSTSAATDTGVPDSAQTQENTNSTTQEQTQVNRREQVQRLQFTAKSYFNWLLQTWKTPTTNIAGESYFAYLSFVIEALLVTTTAVTLVNRFLTAFNRSQSAMNASKLTFGTDLKILLVVLLGMVFYLGVGFAVSTLGNRGIKIGLSAYLAQFARLTNAAMIVNLLLLVSVFMVNMTGNIFQLWGSLKLVFVLFSLGCLIWQLGLILSITSVTDQPVISKAYLVLIAVVIVSVLSYLMTRLISQDIATEMISKANDLMTQFSSLFEMFGRR; encoded by the coding sequence ATGACTAAATGTCCAAATTGTGATGCGACCGTGAAGCCAGGTGCAAAATTTTGTACACATTGTGGCTTTGATTTGACTAAAGCTACGCCAAAATCAACGCAGTCAACTTCAGCGGCAACGGATACGGGTGTACCAGACTCAGCACAAACACAAGAAAACACGAATTCGACCACGCAGGAACAGACACAAGTTAATCGTCGCGAGCAAGTACAGCGATTACAATTTACTGCAAAAAGTTATTTCAATTGGTTATTACAGACGTGGAAAACCCCGACGACTAATATCGCTGGGGAAAGTTATTTTGCCTATCTCTCGTTTGTGATTGAAGCGTTATTAGTGACAACCACAGCAGTGACGCTCGTTAATCGTTTTTTAACAGCCTTTAATCGTTCACAGTCCGCGATGAATGCCAGTAAATTAACGTTTGGGACTGATTTGAAAATTTTATTGGTCGTTTTACTGGGGATGGTGTTCTATCTAGGAGTTGGTTTTGCAGTCAGCACTTTAGGAAATCGGGGGATTAAAATCGGTCTTTCAGCTTATTTGGCTCAATTTGCTCGACTGACGAATGCTGCGATGATTGTGAATCTACTACTTTTGGTTTCGGTCTTTATGGTCAATATGACTGGCAATATTTTCCAACTATGGGGCAGCCTTAAACTCGTTTTCGTATTATTCAGCCTTGGTTGCTTGATCTGGCAACTTGGGTTAATTTTATCGATTACGAGCGTTACTGATCAGCCAGTCATCAGCAAGGCTTATCTAGTGCTAATTGCGGTAGTTATCGTCTCAGTATTAAGCTATTTGATGACACGTTTAATCAGCCAAGATATTGCGACAGAAATGATTAGTAAGGCCAACGACTTGATGACACAGTTTTCAAGCTTGTTTGAGATGTTTGGACGTCGATAA
- a CDS encoding DUF2922 domain-containing protein: MKTLDMSFKTSTQKIHHLKLHYASDGLTKEVVAKAMADLAAAQLFSKEGVNLVAEPLAAKYVETVETPIIDAPKA, encoded by the coding sequence ATGAAAACTTTAGACATGAGCTTCAAAACTAGTACCCAAAAGATTCACCATTTGAAATTGCACTACGCCAGTGATGGCTTGACCAAGGAAGTTGTTGCCAAGGCGATGGCTGACTTAGCTGCCGCACAACTATTCTCCAAAGAAGGTGTCAACTTGGTCGCTGAACCCTTGGCTGCCAAGTACGTTGAAACGGTCGAAACACCGATCATCGACGCCCCCAAGGCTTAA
- a CDS encoding DUF1659 domain-containing protein, producing the protein MNKTWLKSTLAVELKDRDNVVRKQTFTAITQEATNEQLTTFGKALETLTGQTFDAAKITNFYQYDATVA; encoded by the coding sequence ATGAACAAAACTTGGTTGAAATCAACGTTAGCCGTTGAATTGAAAGATCGTGATAACGTCGTGCGGAAGCAAACGTTTACCGCCATTACTCAGGAAGCCACTAACGAACAACTCACCACTTTTGGTAAAGCGCTCGAAACCTTAACCGGCCAAACATTCGATGCCGCTAAAATTACTAACTTTTATCAATATGACGCAACTGTTGCCTAA
- a CDS encoding DUF1659 domain-containing protein codes for MQNWQANTLSITVATDDAHAAKRTFTNVTAEIKPEQIQALGNFVAQLAAAPFTTAVLKTTHDFSF; via the coding sequence ATGCAAAATTGGCAGGCAAACACCCTATCGATCACCGTGGCAACTGATGACGCGCACGCCGCTAAGCGGACTTTCACCAACGTCACCGCCGAGATTAAACCAGAACAGATTCAAGCACTTGGCAATTTCGTCGCACAACTTGCCGCCGCACCATTTACGACCGCTGTCTTAAAGACGACTCATGATTTTAGCTTCTAG
- a CDS encoding sigma-70 family RNA polymerase sigma factor, which translates to MRTDRLENQAAFDLLAEPAHQRLLYGALKAANVTKGHPQFEDCVTTAHLTWLAAYQNYDPDLPENLADFRKFAFRRIKWRTLDYLRKQTLRSQSQVPMTAAAQLSITPMVGRERQWQLTDLLTSLLAQCRPGERIYLTEFFLDEQTVAEIMATHGVSRRTVYNWRASLLQKAQALYESEQ; encoded by the coding sequence ATGCGTACTGATCGACTTGAAAACCAAGCAGCCTTCGACTTATTAGCAGAACCAGCTCATCAACGCCTCTTATATGGTGCCTTAAAAGCGGCGAACGTCACCAAAGGCCATCCCCAATTTGAGGATTGTGTTACCACGGCCCATTTAACCTGGCTAGCAGCCTATCAAAATTACGACCCAGACTTACCAGAAAATCTCGCTGACTTTCGCAAATTTGCCTTTCGTCGGATCAAATGGCGGACGCTCGATTATCTGCGCAAACAAACACTCCGCAGTCAGTCGCAAGTGCCAATGACTGCCGCCGCACAACTGAGTATTACCCCCATGGTTGGTCGCGAACGTCAGTGGCAATTAACTGACCTACTCACCAGTTTGTTAGCTCAATGCCGCCCCGGTGAACGGATCTACTTGACGGAATTCTTTTTGGACGAGCAAACGGTCGCCGAAATCATGGCAACTCATGGCGTGAGTCGTCGAACCGTCTATAACTGGCGCGCAAGTTTACTGCAAAAAGCGCAAGCGCTCTATGAATCTGAGCAATAA